CCGGGTGCTCACGGCGGGCCCCGACGGGACCGTCGTGCGACTGTCGGCGCTGGCCGCCGCGCTGGCGGACGCGGCACACAACCGATCGTGCGCGCCGGTGCTCGGGTCACTGCCCGCGGGATGGCGCAACGTGCCGTCGGCCCCGCAGACGAAGACGTACCGGCACGGTGAGCTCGATCTCGTGGTCCGCTACCGAGCCACCCGCACCGGACCGGTGTCGGAGGACCATCCCGAGGTCACCGTGGTGTCCGTGACCCCGGAGCAGGTGGTGCTGGAGTGCGACGGCGTACGGCGGCCGTTCCACGTCAGCCGGTACCCCGGGCTGGTGGCCGTCGACTCCCCGCTGGGCGCGGTGAGCCTCGCTCCCGTGCCGCGTTTCACCGACCCAAGCGCCGAACTCGCCGAAGGATCGCTCGTGGCTCCCATGCCGGGCACGGTGGCCCGGGTGGTCGTGTCCGCCGGCGACGAGGTCCGGGCGGGACAGCCGTTGCTGTGGCTGGAGGCGATGAAGATGGAACACCGCGTCGCGGCACCCACCGACGGCGTGGTCACCGAACTCGCCGTGGCCGAGGGCGCCCAGGTGGAGCAGGGCGCGGTCCTGGCCGTCGTCACTCCTCGGGAGTCCACCGACGTCGAGGCAAAGGAGGAGCCAGCGTGACCTTCACCGAATCCGCCGAACGACTGGCGTTGCGCGAGGCCGTGGCCGAACTCGCCGCGAAGTACGGCCACGAGTACTACCTGGAGAAGGCCCGTGGGGGCGGACACACCAGCGAACTCTGGGACGAGGCGGGCAGGCTCGGCTACCTCGGCGTGTCGGTGCCCGAGGCCTACGGCGGCGGAGGCGCGGGCATCGGCGAGTTGGCGGCCGTGTGCGAGGAGTTCTGCGCGGCGGGCACCCCGATGCTGCTCATGGTGGTCTCGCCCGCGATCTGCGCCACGGTGCTCGCGCGTTTCGGCACCGACGAGCAAAAGGCACGCTGGCTTCCCGGATTCGCCACGGGACAAGTGCGGATGTCCTTCGCCATCACCGAACCCGACGCCGGGTCGAACTCCCACCGCATCACCACCACGGCCCGCCGCGACGGCGGCGACTGGATCGTGAACGGCCGCAAGGTGTTCATCTCCGGAGTGGACGAAGCGGACGCGGTGCTCGTGGTGGGCCGCACGTCCGACGCCCGCACGGGCAAGCTCAGGCCGGCGCTGTTCATCGTGCCCACCGACACACCGGGCTTCGAGTACCGGGCCATTCCGATGGACCTGGTCTCGCCCGACAAACAGTTCGAGCTGGTCCTCGACGACGTCCGACTGCCCGGCGACGCGCTGGTGGGGCACCCGGACGCGGCGATCGCGCAACTGTTCGCGGGACTCAACCCGGAACGCATCATGAGCGCGGCGTTCTCCGTCGGCATCGCGCGTT
The window above is part of the Saccharomonospora glauca K62 genome. Proteins encoded here:
- a CDS encoding acyl-CoA dehydrogenase family protein: MTFTESAERLALREAVAELAAKYGHEYYLEKARGGGHTSELWDEAGRLGYLGVSVPEAYGGGGAGIGELAAVCEEFCAAGTPMLLMVVSPAICATVLARFGTDEQKARWLPGFATGQVRMSFAITEPDAGSNSHRITTTARRDGGDWIVNGRKVFISGVDEADAVLVVGRTSDARTGKLRPALFIVPTDTPGFEYRAIPMDLVSPDKQFELVLDDVRLPGDALVGHPDAAIAQLFAGLNPERIMSAAFSVGIARYALDKAVNYAKQRSVFDAPIGSHQGIAHPLAEVKIELELARLMTQKAAAVYDSGDDVAAGEAANMAKYAGAEVAVRAVDRAVQVHGGNGLASEYGLGTMLAAVRVGRIAPVSREMILNYVAQHTLGLPKSY